In Mytilus edulis chromosome 7, xbMytEdul2.2, whole genome shotgun sequence, a single genomic region encodes these proteins:
- the LOC139481858 gene encoding uncharacterized protein: MGKLRNNGFRTLKQVRKLVSIREGQRKRYFEEDQDLALKSLHTDHSYDVTSKKIVPDISNIVHEEVLDNDGNNLTPTDDWRIGRRVVELGVIADHLQQCKHCGLPLSLHNIIDIKTYGLGSVLKVLCTNKSCGNINAIPTGKQHDHKIWDVNTKLALAAIDLGLGEHQINGLLSILNIPTVSHCMIDSRIREVGDVIESVADQSMEEWTEREKEMTRESDGNDNVTVSVDAAWQRRGSGRSYDSLTGKPFYPDLD, encoded by the exons atgGGAAAACTTCGCAATAATGGCTTTAGAACATTGAAACAAGTAAGAAAACTCGTGTCCATTCGAGAGGGTCAACGAAAACGGTATTTTGAAGAGGATCAGGATCTAGCTTTAAAGTCACTTCATACAGATCACTCATATGAtgtaacaagtaaaaaaatagtCCCAGATATTTCAAATATTGTTCATGAAGAAGTTTTAGACAATGACGGAAATAACTTGACCCCAACAGATGACTGGCGCATTGGTCGTAGAGTAGTGGAACTTGGTGTTATTGCTGACCACCTACAACAATGTAAACACTGTGGTCTACCACTGTCTCTTCATAACATCATTGATATAAAGACATATGGCTTGGGGTCAGTGTTGAAAGTGTTGTGCACAAATAAGTCGTGTGGGAACATCAACGCTATCCCAACTGGAAAACAACATGACCACAAGATTTGGGATGTAAACACAAAGTTAGCTTTag ctGCTATTGATCTTGGACTTGGAGAACACCAGATAAATGGCCTTCTTTCCATTCTTAATATCCCTACAGTCAGCCACTGCATGATTGACAGCAGAATAAGAGAAGTTGGAGATGTCATTGAATCTGTTGCAGACCAGTCAATGGAAGAGTGGACAGAAAGAGAAAAAGAAATGACTAGAGA ATCTGATGGCAATGACAATGTTACAGTCTCGGTTGATGCTGCATGGCAAAGAAGAGGCAGTGGCAGATCTTATGACAGCCTGACAGGTAAACCCTTTTATCCTGATTTGGACTAA